A window of Aeromicrobium sp. Root236 contains these coding sequences:
- a CDS encoding SDR family oxidoreductase encodes MRVFVTGASGWIGSATVDELLAAGHEVSGLARSDASAAALAAKGVDVRRGDLDDLDSIRDGAAAADAVVHLANKHDFDNPAVSNAAERAAVQTIGDTLAGSGRRFLLAAGVAGLAQGRPGTEDDVSPSHGPDSPRGGSENLALELVERDVHSVSLRFPPTVHGVADHGFIATISGIARERGVSGFPGDGTNSWSAVHRSDAAKLVALALEKAPAGARLHAIAETGVTTREIAEAIGRAFDLPVASIATEDVVDHFGWIGTFFAMDGRATSAATRELLGWTPSGPTLIEDIDAGAYAPR; translated from the coding sequence ATGCGCGTATTCGTCACTGGAGCCTCAGGCTGGATCGGTTCGGCCACCGTCGATGAGCTGCTCGCCGCTGGTCACGAGGTCAGCGGCCTGGCCCGTTCCGACGCCTCCGCAGCTGCGCTCGCGGCGAAGGGAGTCGACGTGCGGCGAGGAGATCTCGACGACCTGGACAGCATCCGCGACGGTGCGGCCGCCGCCGACGCGGTCGTACATCTCGCCAACAAGCACGACTTCGACAACCCTGCCGTCTCGAACGCGGCCGAACGGGCCGCCGTCCAGACCATCGGCGACACGCTGGCCGGGTCGGGTCGCCGGTTCCTGCTGGCCGCAGGTGTTGCGGGGCTCGCCCAGGGCAGGCCGGGCACCGAGGACGACGTGTCACCGTCGCACGGTCCTGACTCGCCGCGCGGTGGCAGCGAGAACCTGGCCCTGGAGCTCGTCGAGCGTGACGTCCACAGCGTGAGCCTGCGCTTCCCACCCACGGTGCACGGCGTGGCGGATCACGGATTCATCGCGACGATCTCGGGAATCGCCCGCGAGAGAGGGGTCTCCGGCTTTCCGGGCGACGGCACCAACAGCTGGTCCGCGGTCCACAGGTCCGACGCCGCGAAGCTCGTCGCGCTGGCCCTCGAGAAGGCCCCGGCAGGCGCTCGCCTGCACGCGATCGCCGAGACGGGCGTGACGACACGTGAGATCGCCGAGGCGATCGGGCGCGCGTTCGACCTGCCTGTCGCCTCGATCGCGACCGAGGACGTCGTCGACCACTTCGGCTGGATCGGCACCTTCTTCGCGATGGATGGGCGTGCCACCAGCGCTGCGACGCGTGAGCTCCTCGGCTGGACGCCCTCGGGCCCGACGCTCATCGAGGACATCGACGCCGGAGCGTACGCTCCTCGCTGA